The Miscanthus floridulus cultivar M001 chromosome 6, ASM1932011v1, whole genome shotgun sequence genomic interval TCCAAACATTTCGAGTTCTTTTGCCAGTGTTTGTATCTTATGAGCTTGTTCCACTACAGAATGGCCATCGACCATCCGGTAGTCATAAAATTGCTCTATGACATACAACTTAGAACCAGCATCGGACACTCCATATTTAGCCTCAAGTGCTTCCCACATGACCTTACCAGTCTGTAGCGGCACATATGCATATACTATGGAGTCTCCTAGCATGCTCAAAATTGCTGCCTTGAACATAGCATCAGCATGTTGGAACGcacgctcctcctcaggagtatgcGGCCCAATAGCCCTAGGTTCAGCAACAAAGTAGCAGTGCATAGTAGTCAACCATAATATGCACCTCTGCCGCCAACTCTTATAGTGAGTGCCTAAAAACATTTGGTTTCAGCATACCCGCAAAGCCCACTACCGAAAATTGCCTATCatatttttggattgttagataatTCAGCATTTTCAAtagcaatttaatccagaaaataGCGATAATCAAAAGGTTTGTGACATCATATATGTGCTTATATGAATTAAGCGTGAAAACCATGTAGATGATACTAACCAACAAGTTATAGATACATGACCTTACTGGATAGCGAAGAACAGAGACATACCCAGCGGCAGAGCCGGATGCACTAGTTGACATAGTGCATGTCggtgtagtcgtcccgctcgttGTAGTGTAGACGGGAAGCAGTGTCGATCACTAGAGAGCCTTCAACGTGCGTCGGCCCTGGGAAGAAGAGAACGTAGACGTAGCGAGTAGTCGTGTCGTCAGGGACACTCCCCAAAAACATGATTGTCGCCCTTTATCCGAGCATGCGAACTCAAAGACACCGGGCGTTCCAGAGTTCCTACTCTCTCAATTCCAGTGCGTGCAAGAACCGGGACGGGGAGAACCAGAGAGCAGCAGAATATGTGGTGTGACATAGAAGCGAAGGAAATGACTGACGGGGAAGATGAGATTATATGCCTACGACGGGGAAGCGAAGAGCCTCATAAGAAGATCAGGAGACAGGAGAAAGCGTGCAGACGCAGAAGGACGTAGACAGCAGTAATAGGAGAAACTCCCATCATGAATCCGCCATCAACATAAAACGAGTAACTCCCGTAATTATGTGGATcgagtggcaaaaccactcccgTCTCGTCCGTCCGCTCGCCACTTGCCTCCCACGCCCACAGCCCGGCCTGGTCAGCGGCCGCGCACGTGGCACACCcatatccttttctcagcttcttaaTATAGATAGACAATATCCAACCATATAAACCGAGTCAACGTCTAGTCAAAATTCCGTGCGGTATTAAACCATATATCACACATTattacggaccatagagtttatttgatttattaaatattatatgggacaagcccataatatatccaacaagcGACAGGAGAGACGCGGCTAGCCTAGCCGCCAAAGCCGTAGAGGGTGCAGCCCTGGCGCTTGAGCGCATAGATGACGTCCATGGCGGTGATGGTCTTGCAGCGAGCGTGCTCGGTGTAGGTGACGGCATCGCGGATGACGTTCTCGAGGAAGATCTTGAGCACGCCGCGGGTCTCCTCATAGATGAGCTCGGAGATGCGCTTCACGCCGCCCCTCCGTGCCAGCCTCCGGATCGCCGGCTTCGTGATCCCCTGGATGTTGTTGTAGAGCACCTTCCGGTGACGCTTCGTGCCGCCCTTGTCTAGGCCCTTGCCGTGCCCAGACATGTTCGCCGCGGAGACGAAGGATTGGGGATTTTTCGCTTGCTATTGGTGGGGTGAGCTTGTGAGTTGGATGAATGGGACGGGTGGAGAGGGGGAATAATATAGAGGCGGCAGCGGAGCTGCGAGGCATCGGATGGGGCTGCGATCCACGTGACGGGAGCGAGGGATGGCTCCAGCCGTTGGATTGGGATGGCTCGCCTCCTATTGGCCGAGGAGCGGGAGGGCGGATCGAGCAACTCATGGGGGTTTCGTGGAAGGgaggcggggcggggcggggcgtgCGTGGGGTTGGAAATCGTTAATCGCGCCGGAAGTTTGGATTTTTTGCCTGGAAATTTTGGGGTTCAGACTTGGGCCGTGGCGGGCCTTGCTAAATGTGAATGGACGGAAGTTGGTTGGGCTTTGCAGGCTCCCAGGCCTCTAAAAAAATCATGATGCCAGCTCCCTTCGAATCTGATCTAGTGaaatttatatctatatctatatctatatctatatctatatctatatctatatctatatctatatctatatctatatctatatctatatcatatatttatatctatatctatatctaatattaactgggcaaaatttctctccaccCATAATTTAGTCCGGCTCTCCCCTAACTAATCCCGAACATGGAAACTATCATGTCTGGCGGGCCTTTTTGTGATAAGTTGAATAAGAATTCAAATCCAAATAGAGTTCTATTTGATAGTATCAAACATGCAAGACTTTTTGTCATGAGTAGCTTGAATAAGAATCCAAATCTAAATAAGAAAGGACAAAAATAGAAATTGGGCAAATAGTCATGAGCAGTTTGAATAGGAAAGGAATCCAAATCTAAATAGAAAAAGGATAAAAACACAAATTGGACAACTATAAATTGAACAAAgccaaactttttttattttattatatctCATCCATGAGTGAACTTGGTCATAGTCTGTTCGTCCCACGCTCGTCTTCTCAGTTCTATTAATTAGCGACCCGTTTCATGTCTGTTTCGACCTGTTTATTTGCTTTCGAAAAAAACATACACATGAAAACTACTCGGTTTCACTCTAATCTATAACCGACGCGAGTTTGTATGTTCGGCCTAGACAACAGGTACAAGTCCACTTGTATACATCCGCAGGGAATCAAATGGTCTGCATCATCTTCCTAGCTCCATCGCACACGACTCGCGTGGGTGGCCGTGGATATCACggaccttgactgttgccttccccGCTCATGTATATTAGTGTAGATGACTTGAATAGCTTGTATTAAAAAATTGGAAACATGTGCAAGGGAATCTGAACCGCATCATACGAGAAGAAAGGTAACTATAacgagtttagaaaggaatcaTACTTGTGTATCATTGTATCAAGGAGAATGAAGAGTTTATCATAAAAAAGagagtttatcatacaaatcCCCGTCCAGATATATCTATATCAACATTGATTTGCACAGAATCTACCACATTGATCTGAAGAACCTATCACACTCATAGAGAATCCTACACTCCTTACTACAGAACATAGCCTACTCCTCCCAAGCTTCCCATCCTACGCGGATGCCGCAACCTCTGCCTCCTCACTAATGTGCATCCTGGCGATGCACCGGCATGGCTAGAGGAGGTAGAGGACTAGACTAACCCGGCATCAGCCACCCAGCAAAGTCCTCCAACACAAACATGGCCTGTTGGTGGCGCCGTGTACATTTCTCATTCTTCCACGTCATATTCACTGATGGACCCGCTTCATCACCTTTGACCTTCCTCAACCACTGTCGGGCAATGTTGTCATTGTTGGCACCGCTATTGGTCCTGTGGAGCACCAGGGAGAGAACAAATGCAGCAACATCATGGCCTGCCTTGGTGGAGTGCTCAAGCATGTCGAGCCACGGCATGAGCGCGCTGCGGTCTTCCACGAAGACGGCGCACATCCCAGAGTAGAATAGGCCTCTAGGTTGCTGACCCTAGCAAGCCCGATGATGAGCTTGGCGTGGTACTCATGGTCGTAGAACTGGTTCTAGGTCCCAAGTTCGATCTCACACAGCGGCACCCGCAGCAGTGGTATGCTCCATCCCACTATGGTGTCGCCGCACACCCTACGCATCTATGAACAGGTTGCCCACGGGCTGCCAAGATCTTCCATGGGATCCGCTACAGCCGCAGTGACCTGGCTAGCAATCTCAACAGCCAAATCCTTTGGGAGCTTCTCCATGGAACGAGGACATGTCACGGTAGAGCGGAGCACTAGGGAGGGGGATCAAAGCGAAGCAAGGTGAGTTCCAAAAAACCCTCTTGGGATTTTATGACCGCTCCGTTCTTGAAGGTTCCATGGCACGGTGATGTCGAACGTCTCGGGGAAGTAAATCGTCATCCTCCGTGTGAATCGCGTAAACCATGTATGTAAACGGTGTGAACCCCCTAATTTTAcatataaattacccacctctgccattacaaaagataattcaaagcAATTGAGAAGAATAAAATAGGCTAGCGGTTCCTCACCTTGTCTCCCCTAAGATGGTGGTTAGCGCTAGAGGGGCTGAGCCACGTGGTCGAGTCAATTTTCTCCgtccaacttccaacaccgttccatcaccattacttccaTCGGGAGAAGCATGCTCCACTAAGATCGTGCGAGACATGGCCTCACCTTAACTCCTGCTCTCGCTCAGTGCAATCGAAGGGAACTCCAATGGGCACCTATCTCGCCCATCCTTCTATAAAAGCAGAGGCTAAGGTGGGGAAGCAAGTTACACGACTCCTTTTCTCTCAAACTCGTTACACTTACCTATCTTCTCGTTCTATCTTCTTCGTCCGGCGCTCTGCCTCGACACCCCATCTTTCACATCTCATCCAATGGCGGATCAGGCAATGAAGCACCCAATGGAAGAGTCACCGAAGGTTGTCCCTGCTCGTCCCCGCTTTTGTGCGATGCTACGATAGGATGGGGAGGGCAGCTCGACGACGCCACCATCGGAGAGCCGATTCCTGCTTCTAGCTATCTCTGACGATAGGGGGGCTGATGATGTCCTCATGTTGATGGAGCAGCTAGACGTGGCCAACTCTGCCCTCGATGAGGAGAGCCAGGAGGCAGACTGGTTGTGCCTCTCCGTTGTCATCGTGAAGCGGGAAATGGTCGTGGCGGAGCTTACCGCCGCTGAGGCCTAGGCGTGCCTCACTGGTATGGCATTCGGCATGATATGATCTTGCCCTTTCATTACATGTGATGTCATGTGTGTTCTGTTGTAGCGTTTTCCTATCTCCTTTTCAGGCATCCAGGAGCAGCCAATCACCGCATAGGGTGAGGCGACGGAGGCGATCTGCTTGGCTAGGTAGCCAAGGACAATGCCCTGTCTCCTCCTAGATGGTGGCTAAGAGCAATAGGCGCTACCAGGACCTCCACACAGCAGCAGCCAATGTCGTTCATGTGCTTTCGCCTCCTGCGCCTATGGGGACGACCATGGCGGACCTCCTCCGCATCGTGCTAGCATGGGTCATGGAGGTGGCCACATACTGCATACGCCTTGGGGCCACTTTAGCTAGGGCCATCGCCCCAGCTAAGGCTGGGTGAGGACCTAACCATGGTGGAGCCAGGGTTCTCGGGTGAGATGAGCTATCAACAGCGCCAGAACCTGATCAGTGAGTTCTTCGCCATGGGCGATGGCATCTTGGCTTTGCATTCTAAATAAAAATGCTCGTGAGTAGTTCGATTGTAACATGCCTCTGCACGCGACTAGTTTGATTGTAACATGCCTCTGCATTCTGAATAAAAATACTCATAATATTTAGTAGTTATTACTACTTTGAGTTCATCTCTGTTTGTTGTGACTTGAATGTTATATTTGTGTGCCATAGAGTTCGCAGACCATATGACACGTCCGTCGTTAGTACTAGGTGCTAacatctcccaatcaccactactGGTAGCCTTCATCGCTGCTTTCGTCAATTTCCAAGCCCGCGCATGAGTTCTACATGTCACTCCCGTGTGTATTTACAAAGTTTTGCAGAAATTTGTATTCCCATGTCTGATATAGTTGCTCACAAAGGATGCTCCTGACCGTATCTTTCTCCTCCTCAGGGCTGCTATTCCTCAACACCGCCCCTGCTCCCCAGTGCCGAACTGCGCGACTGCCCCTACTCAGCGGCGTGCAAGCCGCCAGTCACCGTCGACAAGTTAGTGCTCCACGCCGATACACCTCATTGATAGGTAGACAACAAAGATCCACTGGCGACCAGGCAGGTACTCATCACCACCGTTGCAGCTCGAGCTCAATGCCAtaagatccaaaggcaatggtaatACTTTCGCACCTCCTTATGTAttgttcttggatttttattcccttcTTTACTCATTTGAGTACAAATGAAGCTTCCATCTAATTATTAACATGCTCACAAACACATCCCCATAGTCGCTCCTTCTCTAATTCAGGCGATAGCACCACCGCTTCCATCGCTATCCCCGCTCCACCAGATCCTCATCAAGATGGaagaggaggcccccaacaagaggaacaaagTGGCCATCCTCATAGACCATGTCTTGGTTGTTATCCTTAGATGCCTCACCACCCACTCCTTGTGTAGCTAGAAGTGTGTCTATCACTCCTGGAATAGGCTCATCTAAGGATCCGAGTACCGTAAGGAGCTACCCTAGATTCTTGCCAGATTCTTCTATCGCGGCTAGAAATGCAAAcacaacttcaccagcatcaatggtgaatacccctccttgtccttctttccCTTCCCCATTCAGGATGTCGTGATCTCATATTGCTCCTAGGGCCTCATCCTCTTTTGGTACTCTAGGTTTCGCTATATTGTCTACAATCCGGTGACTAAGAAATGGTTTCTACTGTCGGGTAGCAACCATTCTTGTGGTTtagctcgcttggggttcgatccgacagTCTTCTCGCACTTCCATATGTTTGAATATGGGATCAACGATGATGACTCCTTAGGTGccaacatctactcatctaaaactggagcatggatctttaaagaatctaaATGGGGCAAGGGTATTGTAGTGTCCACATATGGGAAAGGTGTGtttgttaatggttttatgcacatgctggagTTCACCCAAATAGTTGTTGTTGATATGGAggaaaagacatggaggaaaatttgtaggccaactggtgatgcaatctccatccatgaagcttaggggcagttgtgtttatgtactgctgatactttgaataggtatgagctctcaatctggatccttgaagactatggtactagtaaatgaacattgaagcataaggtgaccacgctggagctatttggaaagaagaatattTAAATTGGTACCAAGGTTTGTGATGCGGCCTATAGAGTGATTGTAGTTCatccagaatggaatttgattttccttgttggggaggacaaaacactgcttgcatatgacatgaaccgcaGTAAAGTCCAGGTCTTACCTACCTAGGCCATCGgctatcctagaagtacctagaaactattatgtatgagcggcggacctcactatcttccttatgttcccttgttcatggagtcattagcagagcaataaaggtgcattgctgtattttgttgttacGTCATGCCTTTGTTTAGGTAGGTAGTCATTTTGATTCTACATGTAGGCCAATTAGGGCTTGGTAACTAAAGGAATTGTTCTTCTTTGTGCAGCAGCAGGAGTCTGAGTGGTTTTGAACAATTTTCGTGCATtggctaagggaggaagaagaggggttccatggtgcattgcctaCCAATCCAAAGGAAGCTTTGCCTTACAAGCAGGAGTGCCAATCTAAAGGAGCGGAGCACATCTACCTCGTTTTGGCTACGTAAGTCTgtagggagcagaacctttattcTGCTATCTTTGTACCATTTGTGTTAATTCGTCAGTTGACACAATTGTTATGTTAGCATTGATTGTTATTATAAATAGTACTCTtcattgtggacatgatgaatggtgtgtaatgattttatctgtatggtgtgtgttgagtaagttattaaggcccagctgaattagtaaataaattGTGAAAACTGGATGCCATCATTGCCACTATTCGTTTGATGCGACAGCGGTCAATAGTTTATCACCATTGAATCATTTAATAAACCAACACTGACTAAAGGATCATCATTGGTGGATGGTATTGCAAAGCAACGGTGTCCATGCCCTATGACCAGGTGGTTCATACGCTGAACCGACGGTGATGTTCGCCTAGACATAGGCGGGAcgtgctccaatgcgacggaAACAAGGACCTGATCACGGACAGATCATAAGCCAATGCGGCagtgttagtgtatacccacaTAGACGGCTCGGGCCTCAATGTGATGGAATAAGGATCTAATCACAGACGGATCATAGGCCATGCGGTGGTGTTAGTGCATACCGACACATGCGAGTCGTACTCCAATGCGACGGAAGTAAGGACCTTTATCACAGACCGATGATAAGCCAATGCGGCGGTGTTGTGTGCTTCCCAGTCGGTCCATGATAGCGATGGTGATGGCTATGACTATCACTGTCGATAGCTCACAGCCAAGGCCAAAATTGGACTGCTATGTAGGTTACGACGTGGCCGTAAagggtgcgagtgtagtagtggtTAAATTAGATTTATGGCATGTCCATCTGGCTACAATCCATTTAAATCAGTTGACCATGTTTCGATCtatccaaaaataaataaatctatatttatatttatttaaaaAGCATAGATCATTTTATATTGGTACGTCACTCTCTCACATGTCTATATAAGTCAGAGAAGCACGTCTAACTAGCCATGATGCAGTGCGAAGTATACAATCCTAAAATGAATATGAACAATAATGTGACCGTTAGATAATAAATATTTGGGGAAATTGGCTGGCGGACACCCACAGTGGTGgtcgtttgctggcggacacccaaagtggagctatatgctagaagacactctggtttgttGTAATTATGCCAGAGGACACCACGGGCCGGTTTCCACcaattgaggagagagaaaaatttagtttggacatccggtgcccctgagccacgTTTGGGTCTAGTTGGACTAGCTAATAACTGACCCAAGCCTGGTCTGGTTAACTGGCTCATCTCCATTTGTCTTAGTCTCCCCTATCTCCACGACAAAGGAAGCGGCAGTGGCGGCGATGGCTGCGGGTGGGCATGGCGTTGGCGGGCGGGCATTGTCAATAGGAAAGGGCAAGCAGAGGCCGGTGCAAGATGGCGATAGGCTCGAGAGCTTCGTCCTCGACAGGTTCACATGGAGTGAGAGGCGTAGCCACTGTGCCCTTTCTGCAGGACGGCGACTGTTGTGGAGCGGACATCGAGAACCCAAAACAACCTAGACAAGCAGTTCTATACTTGCAGGAATCAGGGCTGGGTGAGTTATTTTCATTTCATTTCTTTGTGGTCCATTTTGGCCTTTTGAAATCCTGATCTAGGGTTCATCCCAATCTTGTGTTCTTCGGCGTGAACAGGGCAACAACCAGTGCGGTTTCTTCATGTGGAAGCCACCGAGCATAGGAGATGGCGTGGATGTAGCAGCAGTGATGTTAGGCTTGAAGGCTTTAGAGAAGTCTCTATTGAACCTGACCAATGTTGTTTCTGGTCAGAGGGCTGCTATGAGTAGAATAGCTGGAGAGCAGAGAGTGAATAGGTGGATGAATGTGGCCAGTGTATTTGTAGGAGTTCTGAGCTTTGTTGCCATGTGGATGAACAATGCATGAACTTTGCTTTGTAATGTTTGTGAAATGAATGGAATGCAATTATCTGACTGAACAATGcatgaactttaatttgctttatTGCCATGTGGATGAACAATGCATGAACTTTACTTTGCTTTGTAATGTTTGTGAATGTTGCCATGTGCTTTGTAGGAGTTCTGAGCTTTGTTGCCaagtttaatacattttaatcattaCCAACTTGAATACAACAAGCAACATTACCATTAAAAGGTAGATGGCACAACAACCATACTAAGTTGACTAgaatacaataccaagttcagtgcaatacaataccaagttcagtgCAAACCAACTACAATACCCTCCAGCTATTGTAGTTTATTCTGGCAGTGTTCATATGCCACAGAAGCCACAAAAGCTCAGAAAAgcacataatctttcttctctttctgtGTTGCTTGCAGTGCCTACAAGTCCTTTAgggccctcttgctcctagtgCAAGCGCTTGGACTACCTAGTAGCTGTGAGGAAGCCTGACTCCTAGTTAGGGGCCTTGGGCTATCTGCCACTTGGTGTCTAGCCTGGGTCCTAGTGACTATGGAGTTTGGAACCCTACAAGATGAAACATGTGGTTAAGATATAGTAAACTAATTGAAATGAAGGCAAGAGATGTATTACATACTATGTAG includes:
- the LOC136460233 gene encoding uncharacterized protein; its protein translation is MSGHGKGLDKGGTKRHRKVLYNNIQGITKPAIRRLARRGGVKRISELIYEETRGVLKIFLENVIRDAVTYTEHARCKTITAMDVIYALKRQGCTLYGFGG